The following proteins come from a genomic window of Salvia hispanica cultivar TCC Black 2014 chromosome 4, UniMelb_Shisp_WGS_1.0, whole genome shotgun sequence:
- the LOC125220279 gene encoding protein FAR1-RELATED SEQUENCE 5-like, with amino-acid sequence MEEAELKPVVGQCFQSLDFAIAFYDVYARAVGFDTRKQGVKKVEGVTIWQYIVCTRQGKKRTEEEDMVNARHGFTLKRRRLSNRCCCPTKISLRYFSKGGRPRYKIHKFVEAHNHTMVEVQHKPFMTINRKLTEVHEKFILDCSRANIGPTLTFKFMKEMVLDEMRRKKELSDAFTYHYEVNSENQLVALFWCDGVLKRNYHMFGDIVAFDSTYNTNMYCMIFCPFTGKDNHGRPVTFAAGLVSNEKTGAFAWLFKHFIECMGVAPKMIVIDQDLGMRSAIEEILVGTRHRWCMWHIMHKLSVKAPKRLLTDEHFKKDFHACVWSELHEPEEFEEMWDAIIVEYGLENVGWFKTMYRHRKYWIPAYFRDFPLGSMIRTTSVSESENSFYKIFLKPRLNLAEFYLSFNNALESQCNSNAKLDYADSTIVPILATDQPFEKHASTLFTDSMFRRVQEEIVEGCNRCRIVDKYSESRWMKTTLAKALHGYTADVFQNTDAQYEKLILSNELTSIFFSCLASYQSNMDTLRAFVGGMRDLKSSIDTYSPPISAVEKRRMVEEFYGMVRLEVVEVHPPDVIQTKGSCSTNSKLIISKREKAIKEYNRPLRRCMNCLEMGHHDSRNCPENANGKGKEKCLMYVHEVDPELCFV; translated from the exons ATGGAAGAAG CAGAACTAAAACCTGTTGTGGGTCAGTGTTTCCAATCACTTGATTTTGCAATTGCTTTTTACGATGTGTATGCTCGAGCAGTTGGTTTTGACACGCGCAAACAAGGAGTAAAAAAAGTAGAAGGTGTTACTATTTGGCAGTATATTGTATGTACGCGTCAAGGTAAGAAGAGGACAGAGGAGGAGGATATGGTGAACGCCAGACATGGTTTCACGCTGAAAAGGAGACGTTTATCCAACCGGTGTTGCTGCCCAACGAAGATATCACTTCGTTATTTCTCCAAAGGCGGACGTCCCAGATATAAGATTCATAAGTTTGTAGAGGCACATAACCATACCATGGTGGAGGTGCAACATAAGCCATTCATGACTATAAATCGAAAGTTGACTGAAGTGCATGAGAAATTCATTCTTGATTGTTCAAGGGCTAATATCGGCCCCACGTTGACTTTCAAATTCATGAAAGAG ATGGTGTTGGACGAGATGCGTAGGAAGAAGGAACTATCTGATGCATTTACATATCACTATGAAGTTAATAGTGAAAATCAGTTGGTAGCCTTATTTTGGTGCGATGGTGTCTTGAAAAGGAATTACCACATGTTTGGTGACATCGTTGCTTTCGACTCGACTTATAACACCAACAT GTACTGTATGATTTTTTGTCCATTTACTGGTAAGGATAATCATGGGAGACCTGTTACATTCGCTGCTGGTCTAGTTTCGAATGAGAAGACAGGTGCATTTGCTTGGTtgtttaaacattttattgAGTGCATGGGTGTCGCACCcaaaatgatagtcatagaCCAAGATTTGGGCATGCGGTCAGCTATTGAGGAAATTCTAGTTGGCACTAGACATCGGTGGTGCATGTGGCATATAATGCACAAGCTTTCGGTCAAAGCTCCGAAGAGGCTCCTCACAGATGAACATTTCAAGAAGGATTTCCATGCTTGTGTGTGGTCCGAATTACACGAACCGGAGGAGTTTGAAGAAATGTGGGATGCAATTATTGTAGAATATGGTCTAGAAAATGTGGGTTGGTTCAAAACAATGTATCGGCATAGGAAGTATTGGATACCTGCTTATTTTCGGGATTTTCCGCTGGGATCGATGATTAGGACCACATCTGTTTCCGAGTCTGAAAACAGTTTTTACAAAATCTTTCTTAAGCCTCGGTTAAATCTTGCTGAATTCTATTTGAGTTTCAATAATGCGTTGGAATCTCAATGTAATTCTAATGCAAAGCTGGACTATGCAGATTCTACTATTGTGCCAATTTTGGCCACTGACCAGCCTTTCGAAAAGCATGCATCCACATTGTTTACCGACTCTATGTTCAGGAGAGTGCAGGAAGAAATTGTGGAGGGTTGCAACAGATGTCGGATTGTTG ATAAGTACTCTGAAAGCAGGTGGATGAAGACGACATTGGCAAAGGCTTTACATGGATACACGGCTGATGTGTTTCAAAACACTGATGCCCAATATGAGAAATTGATTTTATCAAATGAATTGAcctctatttttttcagttGCCTTGCTAGTTACCAGTCAAATATGGATACATTGCGCGCTTTTGTTGGTGGTATGAGAGATCTGAAGAGTAGTATAGACACTTATTCTCCACCTATATCTGCAGTTGAAAAAAGAAGGATGGTTGAAGAGTTTTATGGAATGGTCAGACTAGAAGTTGTTGAAGTTCACCCTCCTGACGTTATCCAAACAAAGGGGTCTTGTAGTACAAATAGCAAGCTTATAATTTCAAAGAGGGAGAAGGCTATAAAGGAGTACAACAGACCTTTGAGGAGATGTATGAATTGCCTAGAGATGGGCCATCACGATTCCCGGAATTGCCCAGAAAACGCGAATGGTAAGGGCAAGGAGAAATGCTTAATGTATGTTCATGAAGTCGATCCAgaattatgttttgtttga